Genomic window (Fodinibius salicampi):
TTGCAGACCTGCCTTTTATGAGCTATCAGGTAACACCTAAAGAGGCTTTGATTAGTGCAGGACGCATGATGAAGGAGGCAGGGGTTCACGGTGTGAAACTAGAAGGAGGAAAGCCTGTTGTTGAGACTATCCGGAAAATTGTGGAGGCGGGTATTCCTGTTATGGGACATCTCGGACTTACGCCTCAAAGCATTTATAAATTTGGAACGTATAAAGTACGTGCCACTGAAAGTGAGGAAGCCCAACAACTGCTGGAAGATGCCAAAAAGCTTGAAGAAGCCGGATGCTTTTCCATAGTACTGGAAAAGATACCCGCTGGTCTGGCAGAAAAGGTAACAAATCAACTTTCTATTCCTACCATCGGTATCGGGGCCGGCAAGAAATGTGACGGACAAGTACTGGTTGCACACGATATGCTGGGACTTAATAAAGAGTTTAAACCACGCTTTCTCCGACGGTATGCCGATCTGGATACGAAAATGACCGAAGCGGTACAAAATTACATCCGGGATGTGCAGTCCGGGGACTTTCCTAATGAAGAAGAACAGTACGATAGTTAATTTAGCTATACTACTTTTGTTTCAAGCTGCTGCTGATCATTATATTTGTAACGCATTAAACTTTTAACAAAGATACGATGAGTAATTCTGAAGACCCGGTAATTCTTGTTTGTAATGATGACGGTATTTTTTCACCGGGCATCCAGGCTTTGGCTGAAGTAGCCGATGAGTTTGGGGAAGTCCACATTATAGCGCCCGATCGCGAGCAAAGTGCTGTGG
Coding sequences:
- the panB gene encoding 3-methyl-2-oxobutanoate hydroxymethyltransferase; this translates as MSTQSPNRPPKVTTQTIVDMKGEERKISMLTAYDFTMAKIIDRAGIDIILVGDSASNVMAGYDTTVPMTLDHMIYHSSCVVRGVETALVIADLPFMSYQVTPKEALISAGRMMKEAGVHGVKLEGGKPVVETIRKIVEAGIPVMGHLGLTPQSIYKFGTYKVRATESEEAQQLLEDAKKLEEAGCFSIVLEKIPAGLAEKVTNQLSIPTIGIGAGKKCDGQVLVAHDMLGLNKEFKPRFLRRYADLDTKMTEAVQNYIRDVQSGDFPNEEEQYDS